In one window of Azospirillum ramasamyi DNA:
- a CDS encoding inositol-3-phosphate synthase, which translates to MTGKKLRVAIAGVGNCASSFVQGICYYAEAKANEPVPGLMTVDLGGYHVGDIEISTAFDVAASKVGLDIGEAIFAPPNNTIRFAKPPQFGVQVERGPTLDGIGKYLAGDIPESERRPVNVAETLRRTGTDILVSYLPVGSQQATEFYAEQALEAGCAFVNCIPVFIASNPVWARRFAERGLPIIGDDIKSQVGATIVHRMLANLFRERGVRLDRTYQLNFGGNTDFKNMLERERLESKKISKTQAVTSQLDVPLDPEDVHVGPSDHVPWLTDRKWAHIRLEGTSFGGVPLNVELKLEVWDSPNSAGIVIDAVRCAKLALDRGIAGPLVGPSSYFMKSPPEQFTDHEARERTLRFIAGEPVETKPTRLM; encoded by the coding sequence GTGACTGGGAAAAAGCTCCGGGTAGCAATCGCGGGCGTGGGAAACTGTGCATCATCTTTTGTGCAGGGGATATGCTATTATGCAGAAGCCAAAGCCAATGAGCCAGTTCCGGGGCTTATGACTGTCGATCTCGGCGGTTATCACGTTGGAGACATCGAGATTTCTACTGCCTTCGATGTTGCAGCATCGAAAGTGGGGCTCGATATCGGAGAGGCTATTTTTGCACCACCAAATAATACTATTCGCTTCGCCAAGCCTCCGCAGTTCGGCGTGCAGGTGGAGCGCGGCCCGACGCTGGACGGCATCGGCAAATACCTTGCCGGCGACATCCCCGAATCGGAGCGGCGGCCGGTGAATGTGGCGGAAACCCTGCGCCGCACCGGCACCGACATCCTGGTCTCCTACCTGCCGGTCGGCTCGCAGCAGGCCACCGAATTCTACGCCGAGCAGGCGCTGGAGGCCGGCTGCGCCTTCGTCAACTGCATCCCGGTCTTCATCGCCTCCAACCCGGTCTGGGCGCGGCGCTTCGCCGAGCGCGGCCTGCCGATCATCGGCGACGACATCAAGAGCCAGGTCGGCGCCACCATCGTCCACCGCATGCTGGCCAACCTGTTCCGCGAGCGCGGCGTGCGGCTGGACCGCACCTATCAGCTGAATTTCGGCGGCAACACCGATTTCAAGAACATGCTGGAGCGCGAGCGGCTGGAATCGAAGAAGATCTCCAAGACCCAGGCCGTCACCAGCCAGCTCGACGTGCCGCTCGACCCGGAAGACGTGCATGTCGGTCCGAGCGACCATGTACCGTGGCTGACCGACCGCAAATGGGCGCATATCCGGCTGGAGGGCACCAGCTTCGGCGGCGTGCCGCTGAATGTGGAGCTGAAGCTGGAGGTCTGGGACAGCCCCAACTCCGCGGGCATCGTCATCGATGCGGTGCGCTGCGCCAAGCTGGCGCTCGACCGCGGCATCGCCGGCCCGCTGGTCGGTCCGTCCAGCTACTTCATGAAGTCGCCGCCGGAACAGTTCACCGACCACGAGGCACGGGAGCGCACGCTGCGCTTCATCGCCGGGGAGCCGGTCGAGACCAAGCCGACCCGCCTGATGTGA
- a CDS encoding NAD-dependent epimerase/dehydratase family protein, with amino-acid sequence MGETVLVTGGAGFIGRHVAKALLARGDRVRVLDSLIEQVHPTRRRPDELDAEVDLLVGDVRDDDMVARALEGVDSVIHLAAEVGVGQSMYAVDRYTSVNDYGTAVLFQRLIDKPVRRVVVASSMSIYGEGLYRTADGMLMEDVVRGARNPDGSWDPLDQQGRPLVPVRTPESKRPALKSVYAIGKYVQERLTLTLTAQYGMEGSALRLWNAYGPGQALSNPYTGVLAIFASRIANGQRPMIFEDGQQRRDFVHVRDVARAFLLALDNPAANGEVFNIGSGEERTVEEVAVMQAASMGRADLSPEITGKARAGDIRHNIPDLTKARTVLGYDRKEDFSEGLAELAEWVARQEAQDRVAEARRELEERGLVA; translated from the coding sequence GTGGGAGAAACCGTTCTCGTCACTGGCGGAGCCGGCTTCATCGGCCGCCATGTCGCCAAGGCCCTGCTTGCCCGCGGCGACCGTGTCCGGGTGCTCGACAGTCTGATCGAACAGGTGCATCCGACGCGGCGGCGGCCCGACGAACTGGATGCCGAGGTGGACCTGCTGGTCGGCGACGTGCGTGACGACGACATGGTCGCCCGCGCGCTGGAAGGCGTCGATTCGGTGATCCACCTCGCGGCCGAGGTCGGCGTCGGGCAGAGCATGTATGCGGTCGACCGCTACACCTCGGTGAACGATTACGGCACCGCCGTGCTGTTCCAGCGCCTGATCGACAAGCCGGTCCGCCGGGTCGTCGTCGCCTCGTCCATGAGCATCTATGGCGAGGGGCTGTACCGCACCGCCGACGGCATGCTGATGGAGGATGTCGTCCGCGGCGCCCGCAACCCCGATGGGTCCTGGGATCCGCTCGACCAGCAGGGCCGTCCGCTGGTTCCCGTCCGCACGCCGGAAAGCAAGCGCCCGGCGCTGAAGTCGGTCTACGCCATCGGCAAATACGTGCAGGAACGGCTGACCCTGACGCTGACCGCGCAATATGGGATGGAAGGCTCGGCCCTGCGCCTGTGGAACGCCTATGGGCCGGGGCAGGCGCTGTCGAACCCCTATACCGGCGTGCTGGCGATCTTCGCCTCGCGTATCGCCAACGGCCAGCGCCCGATGATCTTCGAGGACGGGCAGCAGCGCCGCGACTTCGTCCATGTCCGCGACGTCGCCCGCGCCTTCCTGCTGGCGCTCGACAATCCGGCCGCCAACGGCGAGGTGTTCAACATCGGCTCCGGCGAGGAACGCACGGTGGAGGAGGTGGCGGTGATGCAGGCCGCCTCCATGGGCCGCGCGGATCTGTCGCCGGAGATCACCGGCAAGGCGCGCGCCGGCGACATCCGCCACAACATCCCTGATTTGACCAAGGCCCGCACCGTGCTGGGCTATGACCGGAAGGAGGATTTCTCCGAAGGTCTGGCCGAACTGGCGGAATGGGTCGCCCGGCAGGAGGCGCAGGATCGCGTCGCCGAAGCCCGCCGCGAACTGGAAGAACGGGGTCTGGTGGCATGA
- a CDS encoding SDR family NAD(P)-dependent oxidoreductase has translation MSGSKNPVLITGGAGFIGSNLADRLASDGHDVLIYDALRRPGVERNLRWLQARHPSRISAVTADLRDEQALADAAKDAKAVFHLAAQVAVTTSMVDPIDDFEVNIRGTLSLLEAVRHHSHRQGRRTPVIFASTNKVYGDLADVALELAEDAYAPVDPSIRAHGVSEARPLDFHTPYGCSKGAADQYVLDYARSFDLPTAVLRMSCIYGPRQMGTEDQGWVAHFLIRALNGEPITIYGDGRQVRDVLFAADAVQAYVSAWERIEQVKGRAFNLGGGAANAISLRQLIAHIEYLLGRKVDVGYGDWRAGDQRYYVSDTRAVHQALGLAEPTDWKRGVALLAEWLRAEKSGVPETASQTLSPSVEAA, from the coding sequence ATGAGCGGCAGCAAGAACCCGGTCCTGATCACCGGCGGCGCCGGATTCATCGGATCGAACCTTGCCGACCGGCTGGCGTCGGACGGGCATGACGTGCTGATCTACGACGCGCTGCGCCGTCCGGGGGTGGAACGGAACCTGCGCTGGCTGCAGGCCCGCCACCCGTCGCGCATCAGCGCCGTCACCGCCGACCTGCGGGACGAACAGGCGCTGGCCGATGCCGCCAAGGACGCCAAGGCGGTGTTCCATCTGGCCGCCCAGGTCGCGGTGACCACCAGCATGGTCGATCCCATCGACGATTTCGAGGTGAACATCCGCGGCACGCTCTCCCTGCTGGAGGCGGTGCGCCATCACAGCCACCGACAAGGCCGGCGCACGCCGGTGATCTTCGCCAGCACCAACAAGGTCTATGGCGATCTCGCCGACGTGGCTCTGGAACTGGCGGAGGACGCCTATGCGCCGGTCGATCCGTCGATCCGCGCGCATGGCGTGTCGGAGGCCCGGCCGCTCGACTTCCACACCCCCTATGGCTGCTCGAAGGGCGCGGCGGACCAGTATGTGCTGGATTACGCCCGCAGCTTCGACCTGCCGACGGCGGTGCTGCGGATGAGCTGCATCTATGGCCCGCGCCAGATGGGCACGGAGGATCAGGGCTGGGTCGCCCATTTCCTGATCCGCGCGCTGAACGGCGAGCCGATCACCATCTACGGCGACGGCCGGCAGGTGCGCGACGTGCTGTTCGCCGCCGACGCGGTGCAGGCCTATGTCTCCGCCTGGGAACGGATCGAGCAGGTGAAGGGCCGCGCCTTCAACCTCGGCGGCGGGGCGGCCAACGCCATCAGCCTGCGCCAGCTGATCGCCCACATCGAATATCTGCTGGGCCGCAAGGTGGATGTCGGCTACGGCGACTGGCGGGCCGGCGACCAGCGCTACTACGTGTCTGACACCCGCGCGGTGCATCAGGCGCTGGGGCTGGCCGAGCCGACCGACTGGAAGCGCGGCGTCGCCCTGCTGGCCGAATGGCTGCGGGCGGAGAAAAGCGGCGTGCCGGAAACGGCTTCCCAGACCCTGTCGCCATCGGTGGAGGCCGCCTGA